From one Brachypodium distachyon strain Bd21 chromosome 4, Brachypodium_distachyon_v3.0, whole genome shotgun sequence genomic stretch:
- the LOC106866717 gene encoding uncharacterized protein LOC106866717, whose translation MSWVASKETSHVTSDGKQPSWKTDLIISCHGGFENLETEISEGELLSELVSVLKNSRAKYTILYASQPYDLLESPSNLPLARYLAEKTNTTTRAGLGKCDGVPSKISLLEGTFVGLVLLIILISGLCCMMGIDTPSRFDAPQD comes from the exons atgtcatGGGTGGCAAGCAAGGAAACGTCACATGTGACATCGGATGGGAAGCAACCTAGCTGGAAGACCGATCTGATTATCTCCTGCCATGGCGGCTTTGAGAATTTAGAGACTGAAATATCAGAAG GGGAGTTGCTTTCCGAGCTAGTTTCTGTGCTGAAAAATTCTAGGGCGAAATATACAATTCTTTATGCTTCCCAGCCCTATGATTTGCTGGAGAGCCCTTCCAATCTGCCATTAGCGAGGTATCTTGCAGAGAAGACCAACACTACTACCAGAGCTGGCCTAGGCAAATGCGATGGAGTGCCAAGTAAAATCAGTCTTCTGGAGGGAACTTTTGTT GGTTTAGTGCTGCTGATCATCTTGATCTCAGGACTCTGCTGCATGATGGGAATTGATACCCCCTCAAGGTTCGACGCTCCCCAGGACTAG
- the LOC100829127 gene encoding LOW QUALITY PROTEIN: protein GOS9-like (The sequence of the model RefSeq protein was modified relative to this genomic sequence to represent the inferred CDS: inserted 1 base in 1 codon), which produces MDCLMLVVYLNFDLIPGWFKGSSFKIIGDFQEEKGEWXIVGGTGEFAYAQGVISFNKIQLAEGNVRELNVRALCLFLTKPDEMSCSKTPVQSSVMKIGPWGKISGEFLDVPKTPERLETVTIRSGVVVDSLAFSFVDQAGGQHTVSPWGDHEGMTKTRVIFSNMQIRLAPSEIVTEVSGTTGTFREDDIEYNVIASLTIVTNVKPYGPFGIPQSTHFSVPIQEGGSIVGFFACAGKYVEALGVYARPPSVQN; this is translated from the exons ATGGATTGCCTGATGCTCGTGGTCTACTTGAACTTTGATCTGATTCCTGGATG GTTTAAAGGGTCGAGCTTCAAGATTATTGGGGATTTTCAAGAGGAAAAAGGTGAAT CGATTGTTGGAGGGACCGGAGAGTTTGCATATGCACAAGGTGTCATCTCCTTCAACAAGATCCAATTGGCCGAAGGAAATGTCAGGGAGCTTAACGTCCGTGCTTTGTGCCTCTTTTTGACAAAACCAG ATGAAATGTCTTGCTCAAAGACACCGGTGCAGAGCTCTGTCATGAAGATTGGCCCATGGGGTAAAATAAGTGGGGAATTCCTTGATGTCCCCAAGACTCCGGAACGTCTAGAAACCGTGACAATTCGCAGCGGCGTCGTTGTTGATTCGCTCGCATTTTCCTTCGTCGATCAAGCCGGTGGACAACATACTGTTAGCCCATGGGGGGACCACGAGGGAATGACAAAAACACG CGTGATTTTCTCAAACATGCAAATCCGGCTGGCTCCTTCTGAAATCGTGACGGAAGTCTCTGGGACGACTGGCACTTTCAGAGAAGACGACATTGAATACAACGTCATAGCTTCGCTCACAATCGTCACCAACGTCAAGCCATATGGGCCATTTGGAATTCCTCAGAGCACACACTTCAGCGTCCCCATTCAGGAAGGCGGCAGCATCGTGGGTTTCTTCGCGTGTGCCGGGAAATACGTGGAGGCACTCGGGGTTTACGCGCGTCCGCCGTCTGTTCAAAACTAG